In Nonlabens agnitus, the DNA window ATCTTTTTCATCTTTCGAGCCGACAAAGTTATCTTTACGATTACTTACCACAGCATCTTTAAAAATAAAACGTTGATTGTGATCATTTGCGTCAGTGTCTAAAAATAACTCTTGTAACTCATCACTGTTTAACATCCAATACGGCAATGTTAAGTTGCTTATATCAATTAAATTAGAATCAGGAAAAGCAGATTTATATTCAGAATGAATATCAAATATGACTACGTGAGTATTGTTAAGGGCAAAATCCCCTGATTTAGTTGCAACCGCTTTTTGTAGAATAGTTGTAAGAGTATGTGATTTTCCAGATCCAGTAGAACCAACTATTGCAATATGCTTATTAAAAAATTTGTTGCCATTTACAGGCACTTTTATGTTGTGATTTGATGATAACATACTAAACGTAAAGTTATCCTCAGCTGTAATAGATTGCTCATATATCTTTTTGATTTCATCTTCCCTTGCTGGCTCAACTTTTTTGGGTGGAATTGCAATTGAGTCTCCGCCACGAGTAAAGACATCATTACTAATTACACCTAAAGGGTTTGCTTCGATAATATATTTTCTCGAACCGGTATCTGCAACTTCTATAGAAAAATTTTCTATTATGGCAATTAAAACTGAATTCTCGTTGTCAGAAATTCTAACATAAGAGCCCACTTTGAGAGCCTCTCCAGCAATTTTAAAACTTTCTAAATCCTCAACTGAGATTCTAACTTTATCAGGATAGACGGAGATTACTTCCGCATTCAATTTGTTTTCTTCTTCATAAGTACTCATATAATTTTCTTTATTTCGGTTAAGGTGTGTAGTTGAACTTTGATATGCTTGAGATTCTCAGAATCGTTATTATAAAAAGGGATACCTGTATAAAATTGAAAAATTTGCTTAGTAACAGTAGATCTATACAGGATGGTATCCAGTTGATTCAGCTCATTAATGATTTTGATTCGGATATCATTGTTGTGATCTGGACGAATCATAATATTTTCAGCACTAAAGTCAGAGCCTAAGAAAGGGTGTCCATCATTAAAAACAAAACCTTCTCTAAAAAATTCTTTTTTCAATTCTGTAATTTCTGTTTCGGAAATTCCCGATATATAAATATATGGGCAAAAGGGTTTTTCTACTTTTTTTGATAAATTGCTCCACTTTTTCGAAATAAGCTGAATCATTTCTTTTAACTCATTTCTTGAATACATAGAAGGATTGACTCCAATGAGGAAAAACCTATCAAAAGGAGAGATATTTAAAAATGTAAAATGCTCAGATCTAATTTTCTTTAAAAATTTTGACCTACCTAGATAACCTGCATACCAGATATTAAATAAGTCTTCTTTCTTATTAATTGATTTGATAAACTGTCTGCGCGTAATTGTTCTTGATAAAGAGTCTTGCTCTACTGACTTATCCTTTATTACTCGTAGTGAATTATTATAATAGTAATCCCGGGCCTCATCATTAGTGCAATTAAATTCTTTTTGCAAAAGACTTATTAAACTGCCTATTTGACTATCATAAGATTGAGCATTGTTATCGATGCTTAGGAGTTGAATAAATTCGTCAAGATCTACATCTTTCAACCCTAAATCCTTATGGTACTCAATTTTTTTCCCTCGTTTTTTAAAAGTTAAAAAATGCTTTTTTAAGTAATCCAACGTTAATGGTAGTATCAATTTATTTTGACCACTCTTGTAATGACCATAAAGATGGTACCTTATATTTTTCTCTTTTTGGATTTTGAGATTAGAAAAATGATTAAGCATCTGCCTTATTGGGTGGGCAATGACGGAATGATTGTATTCTGTTTTTGCATAGTATTTACATTGCACAGCTGTAGTTTCCGTGGCAGTTAATAAATCAATATCTTCCACGTTTTCAACAATCACCGTATCTGTAGAGCTTTGAGACTCTAATAGTTTTAAAATCGTTAGGTCAAATTGATAATAATATCCTTTAATCGTATCTACAGCGCTTCTATTCATATCTATTATTTAAACTTATAAGTCATTTTTGAACCTATTGTCTTTTTAAATTTTTAATGGAATAGTTCAATGAATAGCCTTTTTTATTTTTGAACATGTCGAAATCATTTCTTTCTTATTTAATTCTAGCTCCTTTTGATAAATTATGAGGTGCACATAGCAACTCTCCATTTTCAATAACTGTCTGGCCGCCTCTTGAATGAGGAATTACATGATCAGCTTGATAGTTAGACCAACTGACTTTTGACTCTTTTTCAGACTTGCCTTCTCTCAAACATTCCTGACAGAAGCCTTTTCCATCTCTATATATAATTAAGCGCTCCAACTCTGAAAATGCACGTTTCTCGTCTTTTTCAAGTAGGACGATTTCATTGTTTTTCAAATACTCAAAAAATATTTGACGTAATATCCTATCTCTGACTTCTAAGTCGTTTTCAGATTGTTGTCTTCTATTGCTGAACGTAAGTAAATCTGTGTCACTCGCTTCATCATATGTTTTCCATCTTTTATGAAAGCTGTAAACGAACTCTCGGATGTGCTTCTGAATATTCTCGTCTAAAACGTAATACATTCTCAGATGCCTAATCAGCATGTAAATTGAAATAATAAAGTACTCTGTAGACAACTCCTTAATCCCGTTTTTTTCATCCAGGATAGGATCATCTTTAAAGATGTTATGAATCGCTTTTAAATTCTTGCGAACTTCTACAGCAACTTTTGAATTCTCAAAGGTATAATCTCCAATTCCCTTTACCGTTTTATGATCATTTATGAACTCCGTAATCTTTTTATCTCCTACATCAGCATAACCATCCGCGTTTTCAATTAGTAGAAAACGAGCCATAAATTGCAAGTGTTTCATTCTATCGTTGTCTACATTCAATAGGGAAAAGAAAGGCATCTTATCAGGGTTGCCGTCCACGGAAGCGTATGTCTCGTAATCAAACGTCAAATCATCTGCATACTTCACGATAAAGTTTCTGCTAAGGCTGGATAATTGTGCGTGTGCGATTTCCATATAGTTCAAGGTTTCGCCTTGCTGCAAGCGCCAAAAGATATCCGTAGCGATGATTTGGTGCTCTACACTTTCTGGTTGATCAATATCCTTAATTATGTCTGCCTGATACTTCAAAGACTTGTCTATAAACTTTCGCACATCAGTTCCCAAATCTTTGTAATATTTACCGGCAACACCATCACCCAAATCGCTCAATGATTTAGGTAATGGGTATGCATTATTAAAGAAATCTTGAACTGTTGTAATACGCTGCTGGCCATCGACAATTTCAAATAGCACATTACTATCATCTAGACGTACTTCCCTAATTACCAGTTTTGGAATGTAATATCTACGAAATAAACTGTCCATCAAGGATTGCTTCTTTTTACGTTTCCAAACTACTTTACGCTGGTACGGAGGTCTAGTCACATAGTCCTCTTTATAATCAAAAAAGTCCTTTATACTTATTTCTTTAGGGACTGTGGTGTATGCTGATTTTGGGTTGAATGCCATTATATATTTTATATTGTTGGGAAATAGAGCAAATTAGTTACTAATTCTAAGCGAAACAGAGTTATCGAACTGTTATACGAGGTTGCTTTTTTCTTTTACGCTGACCAAAAATTTCAGGAGGAATAAAAAATTGTTCAACTTCTTTTTTAAATTTTACTCGATCCCTATTTATATCTTCCGGTAAAATACTATCTAAAGCTTCCATTTGAGGATTACAATCTTGTAATGTTACTTTGGCGCTAACTTTAAGATTAGTCAACAGGTCTAAATCTATTCGCCTATTAAATGCTGGGAAGCTGTAGCCCACAATCACTAGATGATCTGTTTGAGATAGGATTTCACGACTACGTTCAAGCTTTTCGGCATCCATTTCCCAAGCATAGGATATGTCTTTTCCAATGTTGTTTTGATCTCTTTCGCTAAACTGTTTGATTAAAGTAGCATAAAAAGTTTTCTCCGTTTGTAGGTTTTGTTGTCTAAAATTGGGAGATAGCTCTCCATTTTTGTTCAAATGAAATGCAGAATGACCATTTAAATGAATGATTTGCCTATTCTTAAAATCTTTTGAGTCTTTAGGCAACATGCCCGTGTTTAAATTCTCCAAAAAAAAGCCTGTATCGAATGTAATTCCTGACAATTCACAAATAGCGCACTCTAATTGCAAATCATAGTTATAGGTCAAAAAATTAATGTTTTTATCAAGTTGGTGTGCCCATTGACTATTATTTCTGTCTAGAAGAATTGCTAATAATCCAAAATATCTATGATCTATAGACTCGTACTGTTCCTTTTTATCGTTATTTAAATATGGAATAGCTTTTGGATTTGTAATGGTTCTGTAATGCCACCACGAAAAATAGGAATCGACGCAAAATTTTAGAACATCGAGATCATTATCAGCAAATGAAAACCAGAGTTTTCTTGCTACCGTATCAATAGTTCCGTATTCAAAGGCTCTTTTGCAATACTCTTTAATCAGAGTCGATAAATGAGCCCGATCATTATATAATGGATTTTTGTGATCAAAATATGAATCTCGCGAAGGCAAGGATTCCAGATAATCAGCAAAATCATACATAGACTGTGTAAGCTTTTTCTGAATTGGAACTGAATGATAACTTGCACCTGCACCAAACCAATATGTTATCTTAGGGCTACTACTCATAATTACTTGTTCTAACTATTTTCTACAATAGCTATCTCTTCCTCAGTCAACCCATACAGTTCATAGACCATTTGATCAATTTGCTTCTCGGTTTGCTGGATTTGGGTTTGAAGTTCTTGGGCCTCTTTCTTTTTGACCTCAAAGGCCTCCATCCAGTCCATCTCGTCCAGCTTTGTTAATGCCGGAATCTCTGATTGATTTTCTTTGCTCCTGATCTTATTGGTGGCTTTTATGGCTTTGTTGAGTTCTTTTAGGAAGTCGGCAAACGTAATTTCGTGCCAATTTCTCATGGTTCTTGATAGGTTTGTGAGGTTGAGCTTTATTTTAAAATATTGAACAAACTTATCAATTATGGTGTCAAATTGTAATTTTGAATTTTGCGCATTTTGTACATGATGTCTCAGTTCCAAATTTTCAATGTTTTCTGGTATTGGAAGATTATATACATACTGCCGTTTCCATCTCAAGAAACCTCCTCTTATTTCAGAACTAATTTCGCTAAAAATGAAGCTAATGAGTTTGGAATTCAATACTCCTAACAATTCTTGAGAATCTGAACCAATTATGAAGCTCGTCATGTCAAAATATGTGTTTTCGTGATCAATTGTAAATCTACCTTCAGTCGCAATTTCTGGATACACGATTTTTGGCTTTTCAAATTCATTATAATAATCACAAGCTCGAAGCTCCCACCAATAGTTCCCTTGATCACTTCGTTTCTTTGCTCTTTCTTTATATGGCTCAAGATGATTAGTTACTATTGGATAATTCGCTTCTAACCAATTCCAAGCTTGAAATTCGTCGATAAATTCACCTTGTTTATTAGTCCATTTACTAGGTATTGCGATAATATATTTATTGATGGTTGGTTTACCGTACCGAGACAAATCTCTACCTACTCCATAAGGTTTTACAATAGCTGTGTAATCAACGGAACTTGACTGTAGTGATTTATAAAAAGTTTCTTCTACAATGAATGCATCATTGAGGCCAGTCTTCAAGCCGACAAACATTTTGCCTTGAATAAAGTCTTTTAAGCTTCCAAACTTTTCAGTCAATTTAGAAACGATTTTCGCAACACTTTCATCTGCTAATGACCATGCATCACTACTCAAATAATCTTTGTTTACAATTTGAGTGTTTTGGTCAACATATTGATCAAGACTTGCAAATTCCAAATTATCAACTTCAATACCTATAAATTTTTTACGATCCGATTCGCCACCTACTGTGAGAATGCATGGATAAGCAGTAGCATCAGAAAATACAGGTAAATCTTTGAAATCAATTATCTCAACTATATTTTGACTTATTAACCAATTCCTGAGCTCCTTACCATAATTGGATCTCATCCATTTGTTGGCAACTATTATACTGAAAAGTCCATTTGGTTTGATTAAGTCTGATATCCCTTTTTCAATAAAATAAGTATATAAATCAGCTGTACTGTTATAGCACTTGAAATTCTTACTCAAGTATGGCTTGATATCAGTAAAAAGCTCTTGTCTGACATAAGGCGGATTCCCAATCACGACATCAAATCCTTCTCGTGAAAACACTTTCGCGAAAGCGGTCTCCCATTTAAAGGCTTTATCGCCTGCAACCGCTTTGCTATCGATCAAGCTGTTGCCGCATTTGATATTGCTGCTCAAATCATTGAGTTTGCGACGTGGCTGTGCGGTACGCAACCATAGCGACAGTTTTGCGATCTCTACACTTTCTTCATTGAGGTCAACGCCATAGATGTTGTTTTCTAGTATGGTGTTCTCGATATCTGGAAAGGCAAAACCACCGTGGTATTTTGCAGACAGCTCATCCAGGTAGTTGTGCTCGCGTATGAGGAACTCCAGCGCCTGATTGAGAAAGGCCCCAGAGCCACAGGCAGGATCACAGATGGTGAGTTCCAGCAGCCAGTTGCGGTAGGTCTCCAGATCGCTGATTCCCTTTTTAGAGCGCGCCTTTGCGTTGCCGAATCGCTCGTCGGTAATCTTGAGCTCACGTTTCTTTTCTTCACACAGCTCGCCTACTGTGTTGTCCACGATGTATTTGGTGATGTATTTAGGCGTATAGAACACACCGTCCTTCTTGCGTTTACTGGTTTGTTTATCAAACTCGCCGCCCTCAATCTCTGCATTAACGCTCTCGATCTCATTCAGGGAATTTTCGAAAATATGCCCCAGGATATTGACATCTACCTGGCTTTCGAAATCATATCTAGATAGCTTTAAGGCATGCTTGTACAACAGCTCGCTATCAATCTCTAGCGCATCCAGAATGGAGTCTGGCTTGAAAAGCCCACCGTTGTAGGCATAGATCTCATCGTGGCCTTCCTTGCCCGCGCGTCCCTGATCCAGAAAATTGAAGTTGAGTTTGAAACGCTCGTAGAGCGTGACGTCCACATGCATGTCCACCAGCTTTTTCCAGTCGGTGATGATGGTATTGGTAAAGTTGGAAGGCAATAGCGATCGATCCTCTGCAAAAAAGATGAAGAGGAAGCGGTCGATGAGCTTTTGGGACTTCTTAAATAGTGTGAGTTTTACGTTCTTCTCCAAGCGTTGTAGGTCTTCATTGGTATCGACCTCTGCTTCGACAGGCTCAGCATGACTGTTGGCACCAGAAGTTGCTAATTTTGACTTTACCGTTTTGGAATTGCGTTTGACTAGGTCTCTGTAGAGTTCGCGCTTGAAAACGGAGTAATCTTTATAAAATGCTTTGGTGATTTCTTCTTCTTCAACGATGGACGCTTGCTTAATTTTGAGCGGTGCGTTTTGAAGCAACTTGTCTTTATGTAAGCACAGGTACAGTAGGTTAAACCGCTTTCGCGAAAGCGTAAACAAATCAAACTCTTCAAACTCTGTTGCATCATTGATGTAAAAGCGAAGTTTCTCAAAGTTGGACGTAATGATATACACGCAGCCGGTCTGGTAGTTCTTGTAATCAAAAGCTTGCTTGCGTATGCTCTCCAGATCCTTTGTATTCATTCCCTTCAATTCAATCACTGCCAGTGCGTTGCCCTCCTTAAGAATCGCGCCGTCTGCCTTGCGTGCATTGGTCTGGTTTTTAAATTCGGTCGTTAGGTTTGAATTGGGATTAGGAAAGAGCGTGTAGCCTAGAATGTTGACAAAGAGCTCGTGCAAGAAGGTCGCCTGGTACTGTTCTTCATTGGCCGTTCTAATGTTGGTCTGTATGGTGGTATTCCAAAAGTACTTTTGGAATTTCTTATAGGCTTTGTCAACAGTAGTCTCGTCAAGTTGCGCTAGATGTGATTTAAGTACAGAAGTCTGGAATAATGCCATTAAATAGGAAAGAATATGGCACTAAGTTAGTCATAAGGTTTGGGTTGGAATGGCAGTGTTTAGGATTTGGACTACAAAGTTTTCATTGGGTTTTGAACAACTAAAATTTATTAAGAATCTGTATTTAAGATACATAACCGAATGTAGTTTTCTAGATTGCTGTATTTCTAGTTTTCTAGAAAACTACATTAAATGTAAAAGTGTTATATGCTTTATAAATCTGGAAATAGCTTGTTTTCTGGGTTATATGGATTTGCCCTTTTAGCTTCCTGTATAGCTTTATCATCTACAAAATCAATCAATGCTCGATCATTATTGTGATTCTTCAAGATATCATTAGGATCTGTTCTTGGACCGTCGTAGTCGTGTATAATGCATACTTGCTCATAAGTATAGGGTTTACCGTTTTTTGGATTGAAATAGCATTCGCTTAAGTTAATTGATTTCTCAGGAGCGATTTTCTTGTTAATGTGCATAATTTATATTTTATAATAGTTATTGTAACCTTCAATTGTAAAATCTTCCTTACGGTCAATACCGAGCTCGACCGCATATTTATATAATGCAAGGTTGAGTAAATCAGCGTATTGGATGTTATTCTTTTTGCAATAGGCACTTACATCATTTTTAAGAATAGGAGAAACCCCTTTAATTTGCTTATCAACGGGAAAGTAGTGTTTAGGAATTTTGCCTTTAGAGTATCTACCACAAATATCGAGACCCGTATAGACTTTAAAGTCAAAGCCGTAATTTTTTTGATCTTTAATCCATTGCACTATACGCTTAGTACAGGAATTCTTTCTGAATTCATGCATGCCAGAGAAGTCCACATCTTGCCTCCAATTCAATGCAAATTCTTTTGTAATTGCGAGAAGATTTCGTTCTAGAAGTCTAATGTTAGATTTATTGTGATTCGTTATTATTAGCGACTTCTGAGGGTCTACGGTAAAACCACTAGAGGCTTTAATCGTTTTGATTCTTTGCCTGATGTTAGCGGTAATTCCGATTTTTACATATTCTCTTCCATTGATATGTAAAATATATAATAGTGTATTCATATTTGGCGATTTAT includes these proteins:
- a CDS encoding DUF4297 family anti-phage-associated protein, whose product is MNRSAVDTIKGYYYQFDLTILKLLESQSSTDTVIVENVEDIDLLTATETTAVQCKYYAKTEYNHSVIAHPIRQMLNHFSNLKIQKEKNIRYHLYGHYKSGQNKLILPLTLDYLKKHFLTFKKRGKKIEYHKDLGLKDVDLDEFIQLLSIDNNAQSYDSQIGSLISLLQKEFNCTNDEARDYYYNNSLRVIKDKSVEQDSLSRTITRRQFIKSINKKEDLFNIWYAGYLGRSKFLKKIRSEHFTFLNISPFDRFFLIGVNPSMYSRNELKEMIQLISKKWSNLSKKVEKPFCPYIYISGISETEITELKKEFFREGFVFNDGHPFLGSDFSAENIMIRPDHNNDIRIKIINELNQLDTILYRSTVTKQIFQFYTGIPFYNNDSENLKHIKVQLHTLTEIKKII
- a CDS encoding HNH endonuclease family protein, producing the protein MAFNPKSAYTTVPKEISIKDFFDYKEDYVTRPPYQRKVVWKRKKKQSLMDSLFRRYYIPKLVIREVRLDDSNVLFEIVDGQQRITTVQDFFNNAYPLPKSLSDLGDGVAGKYYKDLGTDVRKFIDKSLKYQADIIKDIDQPESVEHQIIATDIFWRLQQGETLNYMEIAHAQLSSLSRNFIVKYADDLTFDYETYASVDGNPDKMPFFSLLNVDNDRMKHLQFMARFLLIENADGYADVGDKKITEFINDHKTVKGIGDYTFENSKVAVEVRKNLKAIHNIFKDDPILDEKNGIKELSTEYFIISIYMLIRHLRMYYVLDENIQKHIREFVYSFHKRWKTYDEASDTDLLTFSNRRQQSENDLEVRDRILRQIFFEYLKNNEIVLLEKDEKRAFSELERLIIYRDGKGFCQECLREGKSEKESKVSWSNYQADHVIPHSRGGQTVIENGELLCAPHNLSKGARIK
- a CDS encoding Eco57I restriction-modification methylase domain-containing protein, producing the protein MALFQTSVLKSHLAQLDETTVDKAYKKFQKYFWNTTIQTNIRTANEEQYQATFLHELFVNILGYTLFPNPNSNLTTEFKNQTNARKADGAILKEGNALAVIELKGMNTKDLESIRKQAFDYKNYQTGCVYIITSNFEKLRFYINDATEFEEFDLFTLSRKRFNLLYLCLHKDKLLQNAPLKIKQASIVEEEEITKAFYKDYSVFKRELYRDLVKRNSKTVKSKLATSGANSHAEPVEAEVDTNEDLQRLEKNVKLTLFKKSQKLIDRFLFIFFAEDRSLLPSNFTNTIITDWKKLVDMHVDVTLYERFKLNFNFLDQGRAGKEGHDEIYAYNGGLFKPDSILDALEIDSELLYKHALKLSRYDFESQVDVNILGHIFENSLNEIESVNAEIEGGEFDKQTSKRKKDGVFYTPKYITKYIVDNTVGELCEEKKRELKITDERFGNAKARSKKGISDLETYRNWLLELTICDPACGSGAFLNQALEFLIREHNYLDELSAKYHGGFAFPDIENTILENNIYGVDLNEESVEIAKLSLWLRTAQPRRKLNDLSSNIKCGNSLIDSKAVAGDKAFKWETAFAKVFSREGFDVVIGNPPYVRQELFTDIKPYLSKNFKCYNSTADLYTYFIEKGISDLIKPNGLFSIIVANKWMRSNYGKELRNWLISQNIVEIIDFKDLPVFSDATAYPCILTVGGESDRKKFIGIEVDNLEFASLDQYVDQNTQIVNKDYLSSDAWSLADESVAKIVSKLTEKFGSLKDFIQGKMFVGLKTGLNDAFIVEETFYKSLQSSSVDYTAIVKPYGVGRDLSRYGKPTINKYIIAIPSKWTNKQGEFIDEFQAWNWLEANYPIVTNHLEPYKERAKKRSDQGNYWWELRACDYYNEFEKPKIVYPEIATEGRFTIDHENTYFDMTSFIIGSDSQELLGVLNSKLISFIFSEISSEIRGGFLRWKRQYVYNLPIPENIENLELRHHVQNAQNSKLQFDTIIDKFVQYFKIKLNLTNLSRTMRNWHEITFADFLKELNKAIKATNKIRSKENQSEIPALTKLDEMDWMEAFEVKKKEAQELQTQIQQTEKQIDQMVYELYGLTEEEIAIVENS
- a CDS encoding GIY-YIG nuclease family protein, producing MNTLLYILHINGREYVKIGITANIRQRIKTIKASSGFTVDPQKSLIITNHNKSNIRLLERNLLAITKEFALNWRQDVDFSGMHEFRKNSCTKRIVQWIKDQKNYGFDFKVYTGLDICGRYSKGKIPKHYFPVDKQIKGVSPILKNDVSAYCKKNNIQYADLLNLALYKYAVELGIDRKEDFTIEGYNNYYKI